Proteins encoded by one window of Fusarium graminearum PH-1 chromosome 1, whole genome shotgun sequence:
- a CDS encoding peroxisomal targeting signal receptor, whose protein sequence is MSFMGGAECSTSGNPLSQLHKHTQNDRTLQQDRLVGRGPGGQLNGFRSQSANAPQDEMMNGFLNQGPSLQQEFPMQPGQMGPLNPAQSHMRASSASPTWAHDFNGQPAMESAFQTPSAAQAHFNADEFARFQQLNAQGSSARASPMQSNAPNQMNQQRPMMGGMMNRPMGYSPMFQPMYQNQQPMQQQHQPQQQDAKGKGRLVELDDHKWEEQFASMELQDNAKEQEEANVAERELNEMDKGLTSETNEYSDFESVWNGIQAETIAARQDFDQFDSEWNNNMMPDFEGMGDWGRLGDPAVETYLFEQDNFFRDEKNAFEEGVRIMKEGGNLSLAALAFESAVQQNPDHTDAWVYLGTAQAQNEKETAAIRALEQALKQDPNNLAALMGLAVSYTNEGYDSTAYRTLERWLSVKYPNILNPKDLHPPAEMGFTDRQQLHDKVTNLFIKAAQLSPDGEHMDPDVQVGLGVLFYGAEDYDKAVDCFQSALHSSEVGSSNQQEQLHLLWNRLGATLANSGRSEEAIAAYQEALAMAPNFVRARYNLGVSCINIHCHHEAACHFLAALEMHKAIEKSGRSKAYEILGDNASGVDETLDRMSAQNRSSTLYDTLRRVFTQMGRRDLAEKTIAGVDPDVFRPEFEF, encoded by the exons atgtcgttTATGGGTGGCGCTGAATGTTCGACATCTGGAAACCCTCTTAGCCAGCTTCACAAGCATACTCAAAATGATAGAACCCTTCAGCAAGACCGCCTTGTTGGTCGAGGTCCTGGTGGACAACTCAACGGGTTTCGCAGCCAGAGCGCGAATGCGCCTCAAGATGAG atgatgaatggattTCTCAACCAGGGCCCGAGCCTACAGCAAGAATTCCCCATGCAACCGGGCCAGATGGGTCCTCTTAACCCAGCCCAGTCCCATATGCGAGCTAGCTCAGCGTCGCCAACATGGGCGCACGACTTCAACGGCCAGCCAGCGATGGAATCGGCCTTCCAGACACCTTCCGCTGCACAGGCGCATTTCAACGCTGACGAGTTTGCCCGATTCCAACAGCTCAACGCACAAGGTTCCTCGGCGAGAGCAAGCCCCATGCAGAGCAACGCCCCTAACCAGATGAACCAACAACGACCCATGATGGGCGGCATGATGAATCGACCGATGGGCTACTCTCCCATGTTCCAGCCAATGTACCAGAACCAGCAGCctatgcagcagcagcatcaaccacAGCAACAGGATGCCAAGGGTAAGGGTCGGCTCGTGGAACTCGATGACCACAAGTGGGAGGAGCAATTCGCTTCGATGGAGCTTCAAGACAATGccaaggaacaagaagaggcAAATGTCGCAGAGCGTGAGCTCAATGAAATGGACAAAGGTCTAACGTCCGAAACCAATGAGTACAGTGATTTTGAATCTGTTTGGAACGGAATACAAGCTGAGACGATTGCTGCTAGACAAGATTTTGACCAGTTCGACAGCGAATGGAACAACAATATGATGCCCGACTTCGAGGGCATGGGCGATTGGGGCCGCCTCGGTGACCCGGCCGTCGAAACCTATTTATTCGAACAAGATAACTTCTTCCGCGACGAAAAGAACGCTTTCGAGGAGGGTGTACGCATTATGAAAGAAGGCGGTAATCTATCTCTAGCTGCACTGGCTTTTGAGTCCGCGGTCCAACAAAATCCCGACCATACCGACGCCTGGGTATACTTGGGAACGGCTCAAGCGCAGAACGAGAAGGAAACAGCAGCTATCCGAGCTCTTGAGCAAGCGCTCAAGCAGGATCCTAACAACTTAGCAGCCTTGATGGGTTTGGCTGTATCGTATACCAACGAAGGTTATGACAGCACAGCTTATCGAACCCTTGAACGATGGTTGTCGGTCAAGTATCCCAACATTCTCAACCCCAAAGACCTGCATCCTCCCGCAGAAATGGGCTTTACAGACCGCCAACAGCTGCATGATAAGGTGACAAATCTTTTCATCAAGGCGGCACAGCTGAGTCCCGATGGTGAGCATATGGATCCTGATGTACAAGTTGGCCTCGGTGTCCTTTTCTACGGTGCAGAGGATTATGATAAAGCAGTCGATTGCTTCCAGTCAGCTCTTCATTCGTCAGAAGTCGGTTCGTCCAACCAGCAAGAACAGCTTCATCTCCTCTGGAACCGCCTTGGAGCCACGCTGGCCAACAGTGGACGATCCGAGGAAGCCATTGCGGCATACCAGGAGGCGCTTGCCATGGCCCCTAATTTCGTACGCGCTCGTTACAACCTGGGTGTCAGTTGCATCAACATCCACTGCCATCACGAAGCTGCCTGCCACTTCTTGGCCGCTCTGGAGATGCACAAGGCCATCGAGAAGTCGGGCCGGAGCAAAGCATACGAGATCCTGGGCGATAACGCTTCTGGGGTCGATGAGACACTTGACCGCATGTCGGCGCAGAACCGGAGCAGCACCCTATACGACACCCTCAGGCGTGTCTTTACGCAGATGGGTCGACGGGATCTGGCGGAGAAGACCATTGCGGGTGTAGATCCAGACGTGTTCAGACCAGAGTTTGAGTTTTAA
- a CDS encoding cystathionine gamma-lyase, whose translation MSSAPLNSDPVATPPRPPSPVHNFGTLAVHAGAPHDPATGAVIESISLSTTFAQSAVGKPVGEYEYSRSSNPNRTNFETAVAALEHAKYALAFSSGSATTATILQSLAAGSHVISVSDVYGGTHRYFTQVAKAHGVKVTFTPEIEVDIAEHITPDTRLIWIETPSNPTLRLVDIRAVVTEAHKHGVLVVVDNTFLSPYVQNPLDFGADIVVHSVTKYINGHSDVVMGVAAFNSDELKARLSFLQNAIGAVPSAFDSWLAHRGLKTLHLRAREASRNADAVARALEASPLVIAVNYPGLDSHPHRHIAKKQHRDALGGGMLSFRIQGGHAAAERFCQVTKIFTLAESLGGVESLVEVPSSMTHAGIPRDQREAVGIFDDLVRISCGVEDAQDLTNDVLQALEKATSAAKANGLNGNGVNGSNGH comes from the coding sequence ATGTCTTCCGCTCCTCTCAACTCAGACCCCGTGGCCACCCCACCTCGTCCTCCGTCTCCCGTCCACAACTTCGGTACTCTCGCCGTCCACGCCGGCGCTCCACATGACCCCGCCACCGGAGCCGTGATCGAGTCTATCTCATTGTCCACCACCTTTGCTCAGTCCGCTGTTGGCAAGCCCGTTGGCGAGTACGAGTACTCTCGATCCTCCAACCCTAACCGTACCAACTTCGAGACggctgttgctgctctcgAGCACGCCAAGTACGCTCTCGCCTTCTCCTCCGGTtccgccaccaccgccaccatTCTCCAGAGTCTGGCTGCCGGCAGCCATGTCATTTCCGTCTCCGACGTCTACGGCGGTACCCACCGTTACTTCACCCAGGTCGCAAAGGCCCACGGCGTCAAGGTCACTTTCACACCAGAGATCGAGGTCGACATCGCCGAGCACATCACTCCCGATACTCGTCTGATCTGGATCGAGACTCCCAGCAACCCTACACTGCGCCTCGTCGATATCCGAGCTGTCGTTACTGAGGCCCACAAGCATGGTGTCCTCGTCGTTGTCGACAACACCTTCCTCTCTCCCTACGTCCAGAACCCTCTCGACTTTGGTGCCGATATCGTTGTTCACAGTGTCACCAAGTACATCAATGGTCACAGTGATGTCGTTATGGGTGTTGCTGCCTTTAACAGcgacgagctcaaggcccGCCTGAGCTTCCTCCAGAACGCCATTGGTGCTGTTCCCTCTGCTTTCGACTCCTGGCTCGCCCACCGTGGTCTCAAGACCCTGCACCTGCGAGCTCGCGAGGCCAGCCGCAACGCGGACGCTGTTGCCCGAGCTCTGGAGGCTTCTCCTCTGGTCATTGCTGTCAACTACCCCGGCCTTGACTCCCACCCCCACCGacacatcgccaagaagcagcaccGCGACGCTCTCGGCGGCGGTATGCTCTCTTTCCGTATCCAGGGCGGCCACGCTGCCGCTGAGCGCTTCTGCCAGGTGACAAAGATCTTCACCCTCGCCGAGAGTCtgggtggtgttgagagTCTGGTGGAGGTTCCCAGCAGCATGACCCACGCTGGTATCCCTCGGGATCAGCGTGAGGCCGTCGGTATCTTCGACGACCTTGTCCGCATCAGCTGCGGTGTCGAGGATGCTCAGGATCTCACCAACGATGTCCTCCAGGCCCTCGAGAAGGCTACCTCCGCAGCTAAGGCTAACGGTCTCAACGGCAACGGCGTTAACGGCTCCAACGGACACTAA
- a CDS encoding ribosome biogenesis protein RPF2, translated as MLRQVKPRNARSKRALEKREPKANENPKTCLFLRGTSCSQIVQDALNDLHQMRQPLAKKFTKKNAIHPFDDAASLEFFSEKNDASLLVFGSSQKKRPHTLTLVRTFGYKLLDMLELYLDPESFRTIAQFKTKKFAIGLRPMVLFAGTAFESPVSNEFTLAKSMFLDFFRGEPADKIDVEGLQYIISISAEDSTGDGDAKPAIHLRVYTINTKRSGQRLPRVEVEEIGPRMDFRIGRVREPDESMLKEAMKTPRGLDERTKKNITTDSMGDKIGRVHLGKQDLSELQLRKMKGLKRSRKDAEDVTDVIEEKEEETKRIKQ; from the exons atgctcCGTCAAGT CAAACCTCGCAATGCGCGTTCAAAGCGTGCGCTCGAGAAGCGCGAGCCCAAGGCCAACGAAAACCCCAAGACATGCCTTTTCCTCCGCGGAACATCGTGCTCTCAGATCGTCCAGGACGCCCTCAACGACCTTCACCAGATGCGCCAGCCATTGGCTAAGAAattcaccaagaagaacgctATCCACCCTTTTGACGATGCTGCTTCGCTCGAGTTTTTCTCCGAGAAGAACGATGCCAGTCTGCTCGTCTTTGGCAGCAGCCAGAAGAAGCGTCCCCATACTCTAACACTTGTTCGTACATTTGGATACAAGCTTCTGGATATGCTTGAGCTCTACCTCGATCCCGAGAGCTTCCGAACCATTGCCCAGTTCAAGACTAAGAAGTTCGCTATCGGCCTGCGACCCATGGTTCTGTTTGCCGGCACTGCATTCGAAAGCCCTGTCAGCAACGAATTTACTCTTGCCAAGAGCATGTTTCTGGACTTTTTCCGAGGCGAGCCTGCCGACAAGATAGACGTCGAGGGTCTTCAGTACATTATTTCCATCAGCGCTGAGGATAGCACTGGTGACGGCGATGCCAAGCCTGCGATCCACCTCCGAGTTTACACCATCAACACTAAGCGATCTGGCCAGCGCCTTCCAcgtgtcgaggttgaggagattggGCCTCGCATGGACTTCCGTATTGGTCGTGTCCGAGAACCCGATGAGTCAATGCTCAAGGAGGCCATGAAGACACCTCGCGGCCTTGATGAGCGCACCAAGAAGAATATCACGACTGACTCCATGGGTGACAAGATTGGTCGCGTGCACTTGGGCAAGCAGGATCTTAGCGAGTTGCAGCTCCGCAAGATGAAGGGTCTGAAGCGAAGCCGAAAGGACGCCGAGGATGTGACGGACGTtatcgaagaaaaggaggaagagaccaaGAGGATAAAGCAGTAG